The following coding sequences lie in one Paramisgurnus dabryanus chromosome 16, PD_genome_1.1, whole genome shotgun sequence genomic window:
- the gnpda2 gene encoding LOW QUALITY PROTEIN: glucosamine-6-phosphate deaminase 2 (The sequence of the model RefSeq protein was modified relative to this genomic sequence to represent the inferred CDS: deleted 1 base in 1 codon) has product MRLVILDDYDLASEWAAKYIRNRIIQFKPSADRYFTLGLPTGSTPLGCYKKLIEYHKSGDLSFKYVKTFNMDEYVGLPREHPESYHSYMWNNFFKHVDIEPQNTHILDGNASDLQAECSAFEEKITAAGGIELFVGGIGPDGHIAFNEPGSSLVSRTRVKTLAKDTIVANARFFGNDLSKVPTMTLTVGVGTVMDAREVMILITGAHKAFALYKAIEEGVNHMWTVSAFQQHPRTIFICDEDATLELRVKTVKYFKGLMHVHNQLVEPTLSVKDTWTERSRRYI; this is encoded by the exons ATGAGACTTGTGATCCTGGACGACTACGACCTGGCCAGTGAATGGGCCGCAAAGTATATTCGCAACCGGATCATTCAGTTTAAACCCAGTGCTGACCGGTACTTCACTTTAGGACTTCCAACAG GTAGCACACCACTGGGCTGCTATAAAAAGCTGATCGAGTATCACAAGAGTGGAGATCTTTCCTTTAAATATGTGAAGACCTTTAACATGGATGAGTATGTGG GTCTACCCAGGGAGCACCCAGAGAGCTATCACTCCTACATGTGGAATAACTTCTTCAAACACGTCGACATTGAGCCTCAAAACACTCATATACTGGACGGCAATGCCAGTGACCTGCAGGCGGAGTGTAGCGCCTTTGAGGAGAAAATAACAGCGGCTGGAGGCATAGAGCTGTTTGTTGGAG GTATCGGTCCAGATGGGCACATCGCCTTTAATGAACCTGGCTCCAGTCTCGTGTCCAGAACCAGAGTGAAGACCCTGGCCAAGGACACGATAGTGGCCAACGCTCGTTTTTTTGGAAACGACCTTTCAAAAGTGCCCACCATGACTCTCACTGTTGGAGTGGGAACAGTGATGGATGCAAGAGAG GTTATGATCCTGATCACCGGGGCTCATAAGGCTTTTGCTCTGTATAAAGCCATCGAGGAGGGCGTGAACCACATGTGGACGGTATCTGCCTTCCAGCAGCATCCAAGAACCATTTTCATTTGTGATGAGGACGCAACGCTGGAGCTCAGAGTCAAAACCGTCAAGTATTTTAAAG GGCTGATGCACGTTCACAATCAACTTGTTGAGCCTACGCTCAGCGTAAAGGAC ACATGGACTGAACGCAGCAGACGGTACATCTGA